The nucleotide window TCGAACCAGTCCTGCGCGCCGCCGGTGCACCAGGCCACGCGCCGGATGGGGCGCGGCGCGCCACCCGGTGCCACCAGCAGCACCGGCCGGCCCAGCGCCTGCTGCACATGGTCCGCCAGCGCCTGCGGGTTGGCCACATCGCACGGCGCGGCAAATCCCAGGTCGTACTCGCCAAAACGCGCGTCCGCCTGCCAGCCCAGGCGCGCGCCCAGCTGCGCGTTGTTGCCCAGCTCGGGGTGCGCGTCCAGCGGCAGGTGGTAGGCGAACAGGTTGATGTCATGCGCCAGCAGGCGCTGGATGCGCTCTTTCAGCCAGCCGGTGATGCGCCCGTCCATGCCGCGCCAGAACAGGCCGTGGTGCACGAACAGCGCGTCGGCGCGCGCTTCAATGGCGGCGTCGATCAGCGCGCGGCTGGCCGTCACGCCGCTGACGATGCGGCGGATGTCAGGCTTGCCCTCGATTTGCAGGCCGTTCGGGCCGTAGTCCTTGAAGCGCGCGGGCTCCAGCAGCGCGTCAAAGCGCGCCAGCAGGTCTTGTCTTGCAATGCTCATGGCATCGATTGTGCCGCGCCCGTCCGACAGCTCGCGCGGCCGCGCAGGCGCGACAATCGAGCCCTTTGTCCCTCCCAGGCACGCCATGAAGCGCTTTTGGTTGCTGTTTTCCCAGGCCGTGACGGTGTTCGTCGCGGGCTACTTTGTCGTCGCCACGCTGCAGCCGACCTGGCTGCAGCGCGGCCTGGCCACCACGCGCGCCGGCATCTCGGTCATCGAGGCGCCCGCCTCGACCGGCTCACAGCCCGCAGCCGGCAGCTTCAGCGCCGCGGCGCGCAAGGCATCGCCGGCGGTGGTCAGCATCAACACCAGCAAGGCCGTGCGCCACCCGCGCAGCAACGATCCGTGGTTCCAGTTCTTCTTCGGCGACCAGGGCGCGCAGGCGCAGATGGGCCTGGGCAGCGGCGTGATCATCAGCCCCGAGGGCTACATCCTGACCAACAACCACGTGGTCGAGGGCGCCGACGAGATCGAAGTCACCCTCTCGGACAGCCGCCGCGTGCGTGCCAGCGTCATGGGCACCGACCCGGAGACCGACCTGGCCGTGCTGCGCGTGCAGTTGGACAAGCTGCCCGTCATCGTGCTGGGCGACTCGGACCAGCTGGCCGTGGGCGACCAGGTGCTGGCGATTGGCAATCCGTTTGGCGTCGGCCAGACGGTGACCAGCGGCATCGTCTCGGCGCTGGGGCGCAGCCAGCTGGGCATCAACACCTTCGAGAACTTCATCCAGACCGATGCGGCCATCAACCCCGGAAATTCGGGCGGCGCGCTGGTCGACGTGAACGGCAACCTGATGGGCATCAACACCGCCATCTATTCGCGCTCGGGCGGCAGCATGGGCATCGGCTTTGCCATCCCTGTCTCCACGGCGCGGCTGGTGCTGGACGGCATCGTGCGCGACGGCCAGGTCACGCGCGGCTGGATCGGCGTCGAGCCCAATGAACTCTCACCCGAGCTGGCGCAGACCTTTGGCGTCAAGGCCACCGAGGGCGTGATCATCACCGGCGTGCTGCAGGGGGGTCCTGCCGCGCAGGCCGGCGTGCGCCCGGGCGACGTGATCCTGCAAGTCGGCGGCAAGGCGACCAACACCGTGCCGCAGCTGCTCACCGCCGTGGCGGCGCTGAAACCCGGCGAAAGCGCGCAGTTCCAGGTGCAGCGTGGCGACGAGCGTGTCGAGCTGGCCGTGGTGGCAGGCATGCGCCCGCGCGCGCAGCAGCAGCACCAGCGCCGCTGAATACTATGAAAACAATAGCTGCCTGCGCTTGATCCACGCCGGCTGAAGCCCTTTTTGACTTAAAAAAAGCTTTCAGCTCGCCGATTCGGCGCTGTCGCCTGGCGCCTTGGTGTGGCGGATGAACAGCTGCGCCGCCCAGATGCCCAGCTCGTACAGCAGGCACATGGGAATCGCCAGCGCCAGCTGCGAGACCACGTCCGGCGGCGTGACGATGGCCGAGACGATGAAGGCGCCGACGACGAAGTAGCCCCGCGCGCTTTTGAGCTTTTCCACGCTCACCACCCCCATGCGCGCCAGCACCACCACGGCGATCGGCACCTCGAAGGCCAGGCCGAAAGCCAGGAACATGGTCATGACGAAGCCCAGGTAGGCCTCGATGTCCGGCGCGGCGGTGATGCTCTTGGGCGCGAAGCTCTGGATGAACGAGAACACCTGGCCGAAGACGAAGAAATAGCAAAACGCCACGCCCGTGAAGAACAGCAGCGTGCTGGACACGACCAGCGGCAGCATCAGGCGCTTCTCGTGCGAATACAGCCCCGGCGCGACGAAGGCCCAGACCTGGTACAGCACGAAGGGCAGCGCGATCAGGAAGGCCGACAACAGCAGGATCTTCAGCGGCACCATGAACGGCGAGATGACCGAGGTGGCGATCATGGTCGCGCCCTGCGGCAGGTGCGACACCAGCGGCGCCGCCAGCAGGTCGTACAGCTGCCCCGGCCCGGGCCAGAAAAACAGCGCCGCGGCGGCGATGCCCACGGCGATGAGCGCGCGCACCAGCCGGTCGCGCAGCTCCATCAGGTGCTCGACAAAGGGCTGCTCGGTGCCGGCAAGCTCGTCTTCTGGTTTCGATTGTTCAGACATGGCAATGAAGGGCGGCGCGCCGCCCCGGGGGCGTCGCCGCACCGGCCGCCATCAGGCGCGCTGCCGGTGCAAAGGTTTAATGGGACTTGCGCGGACGAAAGCGTGCCACGCGCGCCGCACCCGACTGCACGTGCGTGCGCACGCCGGCGCGTGCCTTGTACCAGCGCGGCACGGCGCCACGCTTGAGGCGCCAGTTCTTGCCCGGGTGGCGGTAGCTGGGAATCACGCCGCCACCGTCCAGCGACGAGACCGAAGCGGCACCGGAGCCGTCCGCGGAGGAATCCAGGCCCGAGACGGCCTGGTTCCAGTCCTGCTCGAAGCTGCCGGCTTCGGTGCGGATGGTGTTTTCGACGTCGCGCGCGGCGCTTTCGACGCCTTCCTTCATCTTGCGCAGCTCGTCGAGCTCCATCGAGCGGTTGACCTCGGCCTTCACATCGGCCACGTAGCGCTGCGCCTTGCCCAGCAGCGTGCCGACGGTGCGCGCCACGCGCGGCAGCTTCTCCGGGCCGATGACGACCAGTGCGACGGCGCCGATCAGCGCCATCTTGGACAGGCCGATGTCGATCATGGACTCAAGGGGCGGATGTCAGCCACCTCAGCTCTTGCGCCGGGCTTCGACGTCGATGGTGCTGCGGTCGGCGGCCGCAGGCGTGCTGCCAGCCACCTGGCCCACCGGCGGCTGGGCCGCCGCGTCGGCCTCGGCCGTGCCATCGCGCACGCCGTCCTTGAAGCCCTTGACGGCGCCGCCCAGGTCGGAGCCGATGTTCTTCAGTTTCTTGGTGCCGAACACCAGCACCACGATCAGCAGCACCACCAGCCAGTGCCAGAGGGAAAACGTACCCATGAAAATCTCCTAAGAATGCGCCCGGATTCTAGACGGCGGGCCCGCCCGGCATACCCATAACCCCGCCATCACCCTTTCTTCCAGGGGCGCGGGCCGCCGACCACGTGCAGGTGCAGGTGGTGAATCTCCTGTCCGCCCTCCTCGCCAGTGTTGATGACGAGGCGAAAGCCGCCCTCGGGGTATGGGTTGCAGCCCTCCTGCGCCGCCAGCTTCGGGGCCAGCGTCAGCATGTGGCCCAGCAGGCCGGCGTGCTCGGGCGTGACGGCGGCCATGGACGGAATGTGCTGCTTGGGGATGAGCAGAAAGTGCACCGGCGCCCAGGGGCTGATGTCGTGGAAGGCGAAGACCTGCTCGTCCTCGTAGACCTTTTTGGACGGGATCTGGCCGGCGGCGATCTTGCAAAACAGGCAGTCGGGGTCGTGATGCGTCATGTCGGTGGAAAAGGAAATCGCGCGCGGCGCTCAGGGCCGGATGGCCTGGTTCTTGTTCATGGCGACCATGCCCAGCACGATGCGGTACAGGAACCAGATGGAGATCAGGCCCCAGGCGATCCAGCCGGGGAAGAAAAACAGCAGCCACAGCGGCAGCGTCAGCACGTACAGCACGCCGGCCCAGATCACCGTGCGGATGCGCCAGGAGAAGTGGCTGGCCTGCCAGGTGCCCTCGGCGTCGCTCTTCTTGACCAGGTCGATGATCAAGGCCACCACCAGCAGCGCCGCGCCCGGCTGCGTGCCCGGCAGCACCGCGCCCAGGGCGACGATCAGGTGCAGCACGTAGCTGACCCAGCCGATGGCCTTGAGCGAATGGGCGCGCTGGTCGGGCTCGATGTCGATGATGTCCTGGTTCATGGGGCGCGTCCTTTCGACTCTTCGCTGTCACGGTCCTGCGCGCGGCGCAGGGCTTTTTCCTCGATGCCGCTGGTGCCTTCGCGGCGCTCCAGCTCGGCGATCACGTCCGCCGGCGCCAGATCAAAGTGCGCCAGCGCCACCATGGTATGAAACCACAGGTCGGCCACCTCATAAACCAGCGCGGCCGAATCACCGCCGTGCTGCGCGTCCTTGGCGGCCATGACCACCTCGGTGGCTTCCTCGCCGATCTTCTTCAGGAACGCGTCGGGCCCCTTGTGCAGCAGGCGCGCCACGTAGCTGGCGCCGGCGTCGCCGCCGTTGGCGGGCTTGCGGCTTTCGATGATGGCGGCCAGGCGGGCCAGGGAATCGTTGCTGGACATGAAAGACTCAGTTGTAGATGGAAGCCGGGTCTTTCAAGACCGGATCGCGCGCGCGCCACTGGCCATCTTGCAACACGCTGAAAAAACAGCTGTGCCGCCCGGTGTGGCAGGCTATTGCCGGCTCGTGGCCCTGCTGCGTCACGCGCAGCAGCACCACGTCGGCGTCGCAGTCCAGGCGGATCTCGTGCACCGTCTGCACGTGGCCCGATTCCTCACCCTTGAACCACAGCTTGCCGCGCGAGCGGCTGAAGTACACGGCGCGGCCCAGCGTGGCGGTCTTCTCCAGCGCCTCGCGGTTCATCCAGGCCAGCATCAGCACGTCGCCGCTGCCGGCTTCCTGGGCGATGGCGGGCACCAGCCCCTGCGCGTCCCAGCGCACCTGGTCCAGCCAGTTTTGGGAAGGTTCAGCGGGCATGGCGTGGTTCACTATCAAATTGGTAGCTTATGGCGCTTGATTCACGCCGACTCAAGGCACTTTTCATTCAAATTTCACAGCCGCACGGCGATGCCGCGCGAGCGCAGGTGCTCCTTGGCCTGGCGCACGGTGAACTCGCCGTAGTGAAAGATGCTGGCGGCCAGCACCGCGTCGGCGCCGCCGATGCTCACGCCATCGGCCAGGTGCTCCAGGCTGCCCACGCCGCCCGAGGCGATGACGGGCACGCTCACCGCGTCGCTCACCGCACGTGTCAGCTGCAGGTCGAATCCGCTCTTGGTGCCGTCGCGGTCCATGCTGGTCAGCAAGATCTCGCCGGCGCCGCGCCGCGCCATCTCGGCGGCCCATTGCACGGCGTCCATGCCGGTGTTCTTGCGCCCGCCGTGGCTGTAGACGTCCCAGCCCTCGCCGCGCTCGGCCACCTCCTGGCCCTGGCGCCGCTTGGCGTCGATGGCTACGACGATGCACTGTGCGCCGTACTTGGCCGAGGCGGCGTCGATGACTTCGGGCGTTTGAATAGCGGCCGAGTTGAAGCTGACCTTGTCGGCCCCGGCGTTCAGCAGCCGGCGCACATCGGCCACCGTGCGCACGCCGCCGCCCACGGTGAGCGGAATGAAAACCTGGCTGGCCACGGCCTCGATGATGGGCAGGATCAGGTCGCGCCCGTCGCTGGTGGCCGTTATGTCCAGGAAGGTGAGCTCGTCGGCGCCCTGCTCGTTGTAGCGCGCTGCGATCTCCACCGGATCGCCGGCGTCGCGCAGTTCGACGAAGTTGACGCCCTTGACGACGCGTCCGCCGGTCACGTCCAGGCAGGGGATGATGCGTTTGGCCAGCATGGCAGGCAGCCTTGAATGGAGTGGATAAAAAAGTGCCCGGCCGTCCGGGCCGGGCTGTGTAGCAAGGCTCTAGCGCCGAAGCCTGTCAGGCCGTCAGCTCGTCGGCGCGCTCTTGCGCGGCGGCAAAGTCCAGGTCGCCCGAATAGATCGCACGGCCGCAGATCACGCCTTCGACGCCCTCGCTCTCGACCTCGCACAGGCGATCGATGTCCTCCATGCCAGCCAGGCCGCCCGAGGCGATGACGGGAATCGACAGCGACTGCGCCAGCCGCACGGTGGCCTCGATGTTGATGCCTGAGAGCATGCCGTCGCGGCCGATGTCGGTGTAGATGATGGACTCGACGCCCCAGTCCTGGAATTTGCGCGCCAGATCGACCACCTCGTGGCCGGTGAGCTTGCTCCAGCCGTCGGTGGCCACCTTGCCGTCCTTGGCGTCCAGGCCGACGATGATGTGGCCGGCGAAGGCGCTGCAGGCGTCTTTCAGGAACCCTGGGTTCTTCACCGCGGCGGTGCCGATGATGACGTAGGACAGGCCGGCGTCGATGTAGCGCTCGATGGTGTCCAGATCGCGGATGCCGCCGCCCAGCTGCACCGGGATGTCGCTGCCGACCTCGGCCAGGATGGACTTGATCGCCGCGCGGTTCTTGGGCTGGCCGGCAAACGCCCCGTTCAGGTCGACCAGGTGCAGGCGCCGCGCGCCGGCCTCCAGCCAGCGCCGAGCCATGGCGGCGGGGTCTTCGCCGAACGTGGTCGATTGGTCCATGTCACCTTGCTTGAGGCGAACGCAGTGGCCGTCCTTGAGGTCGATGGCGGGGATGAGCAGCATGGTCGTGGTGCGCGTGGGACAAAAACGCCCGGCTGGGCCGGGGCGGACAAAAAAGGTCAGGGTTTCCAGTTCAAGAAATTGCGGTAGAGCTGCAGGCCGTGGGCGGCGCTCTTTTCCGGGTGGAACTGCGTGGCAAAAATATTATCGCGCGCGATCGCCGCAGCGAACGGACCGCCATAG belongs to Melaminivora suipulveris and includes:
- a CDS encoding Nif3-like dinuclear metal center hexameric protein codes for the protein MSIARQDLLARFDALLEPARFKDYGPNGLQIEGKPDIRRIVSGVTASRALIDAAIEARADALFVHHGLFWRGMDGRITGWLKERIQRLLAHDINLFAYHLPLDAHPELGNNAQLGARLGWQADARFGEYDLGFAAPCDVANPQALADHVQQALGRPVLLVAPGGAPRPIRRVAWCTGGAQDWFEAAIAAGADAFITGEISEPQTHLARETGVAFIAAGHHATERYGAPAVAAHVAAELGLAHEFIDIDNPA
- a CDS encoding trypsin-like peptidase domain-containing protein — encoded protein: MKRFWLLFSQAVTVFVAGYFVVATLQPTWLQRGLATTRAGISVIEAPASTGSQPAAGSFSAAARKASPAVVSINTSKAVRHPRSNDPWFQFFFGDQGAQAQMGLGSGVIISPEGYILTNNHVVEGADEIEVTLSDSRRVRASVMGTDPETDLAVLRVQLDKLPVIVLGDSDQLAVGDQVLAIGNPFGVGQTVTSGIVSALGRSQLGINTFENFIQTDAAINPGNSGGALVDVNGNLMGINTAIYSRSGGSMGIGFAIPVSTARLVLDGIVRDGQVTRGWIGVEPNELSPELAQTFGVKATEGVIITGVLQGGPAAQAGVRPGDVILQVGGKATNTVPQLLTAVAALKPGESAQFQVQRGDERVELAVVAGMRPRAQQQHQRR
- the tatC gene encoding twin-arginine translocase subunit TatC encodes the protein MSEQSKPEDELAGTEQPFVEHLMELRDRLVRALIAVGIAAAALFFWPGPGQLYDLLAAPLVSHLPQGATMIATSVISPFMVPLKILLLSAFLIALPFVLYQVWAFVAPGLYSHEKRLMLPLVVSSTLLFFTGVAFCYFFVFGQVFSFIQSFAPKSITAAPDIEAYLGFVMTMFLAFGLAFEVPIAVVVLARMGVVSVEKLKSARGYFVVGAFIVSAIVTPPDVVSQLALAIPMCLLYELGIWAAQLFIRHTKAPGDSAESAS
- the tatB gene encoding Sec-independent protein translocase protein TatB, which gives rise to MIDIGLSKMALIGAVALVVIGPEKLPRVARTVGTLLGKAQRYVADVKAEVNRSMELDELRKMKEGVESAARDVENTIRTEAGSFEQDWNQAVSGLDSSADGSGAASVSSLDGGGVIPSYRHPGKNWRLKRGAVPRWYKARAGVRTHVQSGAARVARFRPRKSH
- the tatA gene encoding Sec-independent protein translocase subunit TatA; the encoded protein is MGTFSLWHWLVVLLIVVLVFGTKKLKNIGSDLGGAVKGFKDGVRDGTAEADAAAQPPVGQVAGSTPAAADRSTIDVEARRKS
- a CDS encoding histidine triad nucleotide-binding protein, with the translated sequence MTHHDPDCLFCKIAAGQIPSKKVYEDEQVFAFHDISPWAPVHFLLIPKQHIPSMAAVTPEHAGLLGHMLTLAPKLAAQEGCNPYPEGGFRLVINTGEEGGQEIHHLHLHVVGGPRPWKKG
- a CDS encoding DUF4870 family protein, coding for MNQDIIDIEPDQRAHSLKAIGWVSYVLHLIVALGAVLPGTQPGAALLVVALIIDLVKKSDAEGTWQASHFSWRIRTVIWAGVLYVLTLPLWLLFFFPGWIAWGLISIWFLYRIVLGMVAMNKNQAIRP
- a CDS encoding phosphoribosyl-ATP diphosphatase, producing the protein MSSNDSLARLAAIIESRKPANGGDAGASYVARLLHKGPDAFLKKIGEEATEVVMAAKDAQHGGDSAALVYEVADLWFHTMVALAHFDLAPADVIAELERREGTSGIEEKALRRAQDRDSEESKGRAP
- the hisI gene encoding phosphoribosyl-AMP cyclohydrolase — translated: MPAEPSQNWLDQVRWDAQGLVPAIAQEAGSGDVLMLAWMNREALEKTATLGRAVYFSRSRGKLWFKGEESGHVQTVHEIRLDCDADVVLLRVTQQGHEPAIACHTGRHSCFFSVLQDGQWRARDPVLKDPASIYN
- the hisF gene encoding imidazole glycerol phosphate synthase subunit HisF; the encoded protein is MLAKRIIPCLDVTGGRVVKGVNFVELRDAGDPVEIAARYNEQGADELTFLDITATSDGRDLILPIIEAVASQVFIPLTVGGGVRTVADVRRLLNAGADKVSFNSAAIQTPEVIDAASAKYGAQCIVVAIDAKRRQGQEVAERGEGWDVYSHGGRKNTGMDAVQWAAEMARRGAGEILLTSMDRDGTKSGFDLQLTRAVSDAVSVPVIASGGVGSLEHLADGVSIGGADAVLAASIFHYGEFTVRQAKEHLRSRGIAVRL
- the hisA gene encoding 1-(5-phosphoribosyl)-5-[(5-phosphoribosylamino)methylideneamino]imidazole-4-carboxamide isomerase, with the protein product MLLIPAIDLKDGHCVRLKQGDMDQSTTFGEDPAAMARRWLEAGARRLHLVDLNGAFAGQPKNRAAIKSILAEVGSDIPVQLGGGIRDLDTIERYIDAGLSYVIIGTAAVKNPGFLKDACSAFAGHIIVGLDAKDGKVATDGWSKLTGHEVVDLARKFQDWGVESIIYTDIGRDGMLSGINIEATVRLAQSLSIPVIASGGLAGMEDIDRLCEVESEGVEGVICGRAIYSGDLDFAAAQERADELTA